The window GGTCTTTACGAGGCTGAATTGACACAAACAAAGGAGCGGACAGACAGATCAGTAGACAACTTGCCTCACTCCGTGGATGTTCTTGATGGCATAACTGATCTCTTTCCTCAGCTCCTTCTCGTCAAACTCCATCTGAgacacagaatgaaaaacagagaaaagatttATCTACCTCAGCCATGGTATCACAAAATTTAGGGCAAAACATCATTTTGAGTCCTATATTATAAAACCTGACATTTTGGAGGCAAAATACACATCTGGGTCAtatggagatgggaatgcaagtttttaatgaaacagcatataggtgGGGTCTGCATTTTCCGAGTGCTCTGTTTTTGAGTcaagcacactcacacacaaagccaGACAAGAGGAGTTATCTGTGGATTTGTGTCCCCTCTTGGTATTGGAGTAATGCGAAAATAGGCAACATAGctacagtataataataatacagtatgGCACCCGTATTATACAGATTGCTACATCAgaactgtaaacacaaaaccCTCTCAGAGCACAACATTAACCCAACTATAACAAATCAGTTATTTGAGTTAATAGGAAAATAATAGAGAGAAAATCCTTgacaaattaaattacaaatatAGAAATGTGTGACTTTAAGATCATAAATTAAATCCCTAAAACATAACAATCATAATGTAAATAGTGAATCATAACGATAGTCACCTTCACCAGCTCGAAGGGGAAGCGTTCATGAAAGATGCGGTTGATCTTCGCTCCACCGGACAGGTTGGAAGTGTCCACCTGATCCCCAGAGCCCTCGATGCACTTCTCAAAGTCAACACCAAACTGCTGCACCATCCTGTAGCGTGTACACAGTATAAGGGAAATGCCAAACATCCTGCGACAATGTGTTAGTGTGCCAGAATCTGTGTAGCTACTGACTGAAGTAAGGCCTTGGTCTTGCGTGTGGGGTCGTCAGGGCGGAAGTTCTTGtactcctccacctctttctccAGCGATAAGAGCTGGCTTTGCAGCTTGCTGCGTAACCCTGGCAACGTGTCGCGGATGTGGTTGGTAAGTTgctggaggaaaatgaaaagtaattaaagaaaagtgtgttttgatATTAAATCTTGAGTTAAATCATCTGTACTTTAAACTAGAGAATGCAACTAAGTCCAGTGCAGCAGATCTCTGCATATGAGACAACACATTTGATGCAcaaattgaaatattcatatcCCGAAGATTTTCCTTTTAGAAACATATGTATGTACCCTGTGATACCCTGTGAGCTTTTCCACATACAGTAGAGTGAATCCACATGACATACGctgtgtgtctcacctggttGAGGGTCTTCTGCAGGTGTTGTGTGCCCATGCGTTCTGCAATGTGTCTGTATGCGGGATGGGACAGGAAAAATTTCCTCTCAGCAGCCAAAGCAGCCCGGATGTCTTTCTTCCCATCAATGTCTTTTTGACTGCGGTTCACCACCCCAATGTAACcttaagaaaaatacagaaaaaaaatatcaaaataccaaaataaatAACCATGCTGAAGAATAGTCCAACAGCAAAACGCCCCAAACCATGCAATGAGTGAAAGCAGCTTCCGTACAGGCCTGAGAGCAGCAAACCGAGTAGAGTcaatattaaatacaatttttttgtcataataacTTTAacttaataactttttttctcctaaaatTCGGGATGTATATGTGTAAGACGTATCAATTAACTGACAATCAATGTCATTACTGTAACTGTTACATTTTAAAGCCAATgcacagaacaaacacatcaAATAATATGTCACTGACAGTTGTGttgtatgtgtgagtgtctgaTAAAATATCTGAGTGCCAGTCCTTGGTGGTAAATATCAGTGTGTTGTGAtatgactgtgtgtctgtgatagTGATAACCAGCAGCTGTGGACCTCTTTATAAAACTGTCAGTGGTTCATTGGCAGGCTcgccaaaaaaaacacactttagTCCACACGTAAATGTAGAATAACTATTTCTGTAACTTTTTGACCATTTTATAAAGCGATtggtttaaaggtgacatattgtgcaaaaaacactttttcagcgtttgtgcacataaatatGTGTATCTGTGGTGCCTGTCTAAACCccacagcctggctctgaacaactggttcagatttctctcccactctgatgtcacagttggactcttttgggggtagccccgcctgcaatctgagaaccTCAACTTTTCTGATGAACAGGCGtatgacatttcctacacattttgaaattggtagaccaatcacaacagactagGCCAGCCgcccaatcagagcagactacGGGTTTATCTGAAGGGGGGAGTTaatgaaatccaggcgttttagacagagggggaaaagatgagctgcaggaatgggcagtgtgagagcACTGATGCCTtctctgaacattagagcatataagccttttcaagtggtcacccaaattaaaagtataaacCTGCATATGAGCatgatatgtcacctttaaaaacagaatttaaaatgtgtgtgtggactcacctctgcgcagtggcagtagTTTGTTTTCCAGGATGTCTCGTGCGTCTGTCCCTTCGTCCATCAGGTCCAGTTTAGTGATCACACCAATAGTCCGCAGACCTAAAGAGAAATGTGTCACGGGTAATACTGATGTTCTAATATTCACACATGGGTGGGGAAGGGGTTTTAGAGTTTACACGGATAGTTTAATGAAACAATTTAGTTGGTTCAATTTGAATAAATGGAGAGATGCTTGTGAGGCTCGCAACTTGTGCTCTACTCAACTCTCTTTAATCCTCCACCATGCACACCATCCCAATCTGGAGATGTTATGTAAGCTGCAAATATTTCCTGTCTCTCCATTAGCCTGTCAATTCCTCTGGTGCCCTTCAGCAGTATTGCTGCCTGTTGTTTcagccccaccaccacccaggCATCCACCTGcaggcttgggggggggggatactcCCTGTTATCTGTATGTAATCATATCTGGAGGGAATGTTGAGGTCGgagccaaaatgccaaactgtaACTCTGTTCTGCTGCGTcaatgaacatttgaaatgttgccTGACTGAACTCACATTTTTCAGTGATGATAAGAAGAGAAGTTCATGGTTTACCATTAGCACACTAGCACAGCGTCCCGAGTGCTTGTATGCCAGCaacaaactaaatatatatattaagtgGTGAACAATGTGTATAAAGTCAATTTCTGAAACCACAAGTTACAAGTTACCCTTAAGGTGGATGTAAGTTAAACTCCCTTTGTGCtgtgatgatttattaaaacttCTAAACTCTGTCAGCagcagatatacagtatgtagtaaGCCCGTATCTTGAAAAAGGTTAATAGGATCCTCTGGATTAACAAAATGGGATGAAAGGCAAAGatgattacatttaattatATATCTCTGCTAATCTTATTCAACACATACCCGGAAGTCTATTAATAATGTAACTGTTAATTATTCTGATGAGCCGGCACCTGCACTGAGCCAAAGATTAATAGCAAGAAGAAGAGAACTAATGGCTGCAGGACACAGTGAAGATTCACTGGTATAGTGTCGAATTACAGCAAAGAAACatacaagatttaaaaaaaaaaaagggtataaAAAGACATACAGATCCACATGATCCTCCAAACGCCCACTCCTGCTCTTACCCTGAGGGTCCACCTCCTTGGCTATCTTGAGGGCGTCAGAGTTGGCCAGGTCAGTGTTGGCCGGAGTGACGGCGAGGATCAGACAGCTCTCCTTGGTGATGAACTGCAGCAGCATGTCTCTGATCTGGTGCTCGATGTCCTGAGGCTGGTCCCCCACGGCCACTTTGGTCATCCCCGGCAGGTCGATGAGGGTCAAGTTCAGCACTgagggacgacgacgacgggtcgacgagaaggaaagaaggattCAGTTAGACAGGGGTTGAGAACTCGCTCGACCACAACACGagttgtttgtgtatgtgtgtgtgttaccatttGGGGAGTAAACACGGAGGTTGATGGGGATGGGGGAGATGCCCTTGTTGGATCCAGTAAGACGCTCGGTCTCTGCTTCAATCTCCATACGGACTTCATCAAAGTCCACAAACTTGCGGCCCTTACAGTGCAGGAACTCCGCATACTCTGCATGGTGTAAATGAGAGACGGGACAGAGGGTAAGGGGTTAACAGGAGATAAAAGCTGGCAAATAATCGTCCTACAATATTGCCAAAACAAACTTTTCCTATTGCTTGTGGCATAAACtaattcttttttgtgtgtgtgtgtgtgtagtggttgCGACTGCTGATTCTGGCTACATGCATCTGACTCGATTTCTTGAAAAGCCTGGATTCAAGAGTGCAAACTCTTGCATGCAACTTGCCTGCGACACTGTTAACCAGCTGGAGGATCAGAGGACGACGGGTGACGATGCCAGAGCCTCTGGGCAAAAAGTCCctgagggaaagacagaggtAAAGtttaacacacatgcataacatacatactgtacaatacagGATGTtgacaaacatacagacatttGGCGATGTCACTACATTAGgtcaaattcaattttaaagaGCAGTCGGGGCACTGACTGACCCGTGATGAATTTCTACAACATGATGCTTCttgcaaataaatataaatgaaaaacaaaaagagatttcattttcaaaattatgTCTACTACTACAACCATTAAATACATATGCAGGCCTCTAACTGAGCGGCTGCATTATTCATACAAGCCCAAGATTGACTTACAACCCGATCCATTATATatagtgcagagagagagagagagagagagagagagagagacctctcCCTCCGTTTCCCCTTCTCGTTACATACACGCTCATGAGAATGGAAAACTCCTGTTCAATAGAATTGTGATCATTTCCAGGTCACTGGCTACACATCTCTCCGACGAGCCATGCGAAtatgtctgtgtctgcctgtctgtgtttggCAGGTCAGTGGCAAAGGCGAGTTTTAAGCTTAAGGTAagaaggccacacacacacacacacacacacacacacacacacacacacacacacacacacacacacacacacacacttatatgtGCCCCCCTGGCCTGTTGTCCACTGCTGACAGAGCAGTCAGGATGTTACACAACTATGATTCCCATCCTCTTTCCTCATCTCTTCCTGTTACTTTGTGAAACCGCATCACAAATACTACGATTACCAGCGAGACAGTTGATCAACTAAAT is drawn from Scophthalmus maximus strain ysfricsl-2021 chromosome 8, ASM2237912v1, whole genome shotgun sequence and contains these coding sequences:
- the LOC118311914 gene encoding dynamin-2 isoform X6, producing the protein MGNRGMEDLIPLINKLQDAFSSIGQSCNLDLPQIAVVGGQSAGKSSVLENFVGRDFLPRGSGIVTRRPLILQLVNSVAEYAEFLHCKGRKFVDFDEVRMEIEAETERLTGSNKGISPIPINLRVYSPNVLNLTLIDLPGMTKVAVGDQPQDIEHQIRDMLLQFITKESCLILAVTPANTDLANSDALKIAKEVDPQGLRTIGVITKLDLMDEGTDARDILENKLLPLRRGYIGVVNRSQKDIDGKKDIRAALAAERKFFLSHPAYRHIAERMGTQHLQKTLNQQLTNHIRDTLPGLRSKLQSQLLSLEKEVEEYKNFRPDDPTRKTKALLQMVQQFGVDFEKCIEGSGDQVDTSNLSGGAKINRIFHERFPFELVKMEFDEKELRKEISYAIKNIHGVRTGLFTPDLAFEAIVKKQIIKLKEPCLKCIDLVIQELINTVRQCTNKLGSYPRLREETERIVTTYVRERDSKTKDQVLLLIDIELSYINTNHEDFIGFANAQQRTSTNATKKRVMPNQIHNIPLVGCVV